The following coding sequences lie in one Metopolophium dirhodum isolate CAU chromosome 5, ASM1992520v1, whole genome shotgun sequence genomic window:
- the LOC132945071 gene encoding small ribosomal subunit protein uS12m: MNVLLQGMKNLVLNKSLGETTRCMASLYQMHKTGPHKKPMFKRNPLGDNPFLKGVILKTLIRKPKKPNSANRKCVLVRLSNGKEMIAYIPGEGHNLQEHNVVLVRNGRCKDLPGVKITCVRGKFDLPHVVKKTQTNS; this comes from the exons ATGAATGTTCTACTACAGGGAATGAAAAATTTAGTACTTAATAAATCGC TGGGAGAAACGACTAGGTGTATGGCATCACTTTATCAAATGCACAAGACCGGCCCACACAAAAAGCCAATGTTCAAACGGAATCCGTTGGGTGATAATCCATTTTTAAAAGGTGTTATACTCAAAACACTGATAAGAAAACCAAAGAAACCAAATTCGGCCAACAGAAAGTGTGTCTTGGTACGATTGAGCAACGGCAAGGAAATGATTGCTTATATACCCGGTGAAGGGCACAATCTACAAGAACACAACGTTGTATTAGTGCGTAACGGGCGGTGTAAAGATTTACCTGGTGTAAAAATAACGTGCGTTAGAGGAAAATTTGATTTACCACACGTTgtgaaaaaaacacaaacaaattCTTAA
- the LOC132945069 gene encoding large ribosomal subunit protein uL2m, with translation MSVSFLAPSLRFSIFDPTKLKTVHSVLFNVVRHKWNFTHMELPSPKSRNFRREIEWPEKYTVKPLNNKHLAGRDPSTGRVVVKGLGGGIKQKYHWVDLKRFGPTGEHDAPRIDRVLEIMDCGCRTAKVALVGCGTKLKYIIATVNMKPGDMLVTSGYIPRIPVNPNEGDAYPLGALSKGTKVHCIEKMPGEGAHYVMTAGSTATILRQVDDRVIIQLPSKLQVSLSKHCMASIGQISNANHFKEHIGSPNRNRELGNRPRSGLWQRKTGRFGRKIRPPPPLKIITELAPKKMEKVTLELSALF, from the exons ATGTCAGTGTCATTTTTAGCGCCGTCTTTGCGTTTCTCTATATTTGATCCTACGAAATTGAAGACCGTACATTCGGTTCTTTTTAATGTGGTGAGGCACAAGTGGAATTTCACACACATGGAGTTGCCCAGTCCGAAATCCAGAAACTTCAGACGGGAAATCGAATGGCCTGAGAAGTACACTGTGAAACCGTTGAACAATAAACACTTGGCGGGCCGAGATCCGTCCACcg GCCGAGTCGTTGTCAAGGGTTTAGGTGGTGGTATTAAACAGAAATACCATTGGGTTGATTTAAAACGATTTGGACCCACTGGTGAACACGATGCTCCCCGAATTGACCGCGTCTTAGAGATAATGGACTGTGGCTGTCGAACAGCTAAAGTGGCATTGGTTGGTTGTggcacaaaattaaaatatattattgcaacAGTTAATATGAAACCTGGTGATATGTTGGTCACATCTGGTTACATTCCTCGTATTCCAG TTAATCCAAATGAAGGAGATGCATATCCACTCGGTGCATTGTCTAAGGGAACAAAAGTACACTGCATTGAAAAGATGCCAGGTGAAGGTGCACATTATGTAATGACGGCTGGATCAACAGCTACTATATTGAGGCAAGTCGACGACAGAGTCATTATTCAATTGCCATCAAAATTACAAGTATCACTTTCTAAACATTGTATGGCATCGATTG GACAAATATCAAATGCAAATCACTTCAAGGAACACATTGGCAGTCCAAATCGTAATCGAGAATTGGGTAATCGCCCTCGGTCTGGATTGTGGCAAAGAAAAACTGGTCGTTTTGGCCGTAAAATCAGACCACCGCcaccattaaaaattataactgaacTTGCTccaaaaaaaatggaaaaggtTACATTAGAACTAAGTGCTTTGTTTTGA
- the LOC132945070 gene encoding proteasome subunit beta type-7-like, producing the protein MALNYSSIDDNDAFSFRNLERNAKIEKMGLKMPSFRKTGTTIVGVTTRDCVILAADTRATSDTIVMEKNCEKIHYIGKYMHCCGAGTAADTMQVTRMVSANVSLQAFKFPDEMVPVAFAARSLRQYLFKYMGYVSAALILGGIDNSGAHLYSIYPHGSIDKLPYISMGSGSMAAISELESRWNENLTEEEGMKLACDAILGGVFNDLGSGSNVDLCVIKKDGTRMLRNYLTPNKKPATAKYVYPSGLTKVLCKSEIKFEIAEETVMEVDA; encoded by the exons ATGGCTCTGAACTACAGTTCCATCGACGATAACGATGCTTTTTCGTTCAGGAATCTTGAAAG aaatgctaaaattgaaaaaatgggGCTCAAAATGCCGAGTTTCCGAAAAACTGGTACTACAATTGTAGGTGTAACTACTCGTGATTGTGTTATTTTGGCTGCCGATACACGTGCTACATCTGACACAATAgttatggaaaaaaattgtgaaaaaatccATTATATTGGCAAATACATGCA ttgCTGTGGTGCCGGTACAGCAGCAGACACTATGCAAGTTACTCGCATGGTATCTGCCAATGTTTCTTTGCAAGCATTCAAGTTTCCTGATGAAATGGTTCCTGTTGCATTCGCTGCTAGGTCGCTTCGTCAGTATCTCTTCAAATACATG GGATATGTTTCAGCCGCTTTAATTTTGGGTGGCATTGATAACAGTGGTGCACATTTATACTCTATTTATCCCCATGGTTCAATTGATAAATTACCTTACATATCTATGGGATCAGGAAGTATGGCAGCCATTTCTGAACTTGAAAGCCGCTGGAATGAAAATCTAACA gaAGAAGAAGGCATGAAACTGGCATGTGATGCAATTTTGGGTGGTGTATTTAATGATCTTGGTTCCGGAAGTAATGTAGACCTTTGTGTCATCAAAAAAGACGGGACTCGTATGCTCAGGAACTATCTGACACCCAATAAGAAACCAGCTAC tgccAAATATGTCTATCCATCTGGTTTAACCAAGGTTTTATGCAAAAGTGAAATAAAGTTTGAAATTGCAGAGGAAACTGTCATGGAAGTTGAtgcttaa